A stretch of DNA from Gemmatimonadales bacterium:
GGGTGTACAAGAACTACGACCCGCGGGCCAAGATCATCCGCGCCGCCGCGCACTCGGTGCTCGAGGTGACCGGCAGCAGCCCGCTGCTCGACATCGCGCTCGAGCTGGAGAAGATCGCGCTGGCCGACGACTACTTCATCAAGCACAAGCTGTATCCCAACGTGGACTTCTACTCGGGGATCATCTACCAGGCGATGGGCTTCCCGGTGGCGATGTTCCCGGTGCTGTTCGCCATCGCGCGCACCGCCGGCTGGATCGCCCAGTGGCAGGAGATGCTGCTCGACAAGGAGCAGAAGATCGCGAGGCCCCGGCAGATCTACGTCGGGGCGCCGGAGCGGGCCTACGTGTCCATCGAGAAGCGAGGCGCCGCATGAAGCGCCTCCTCATCCTCGGCGCCGCGGGCCGGGACTTCTTCAACTACCTCACCGTCTACCGCGACGACCCGGACGCCGAGGTCGTCGCCTTCACCGCCCAGCAGATCCCGCACATCGCCGAGCGCAGCTTCCCGGCCTCGCTGGCGGGACCGCGCTATCCCAGGGGCATCCCGATCCACCCCGAGCAGCGGCTGGAGGAGCTGGTCCGGTCCCTGAAGGTCGACCAGTGCGTGCTTTCGTACTCCGACCTGGCGGACGTGGACGTCATGCACCTCGCGGCGCGCTGCAACGCCGCCGGCGCCGACTTCGTGCTGCTCGGCGCGCAGCACGTGCTGCGGTCGAGCCGCCCGGTCGTCGCCATCTGCGCCTCCCGCACCGGGGCGGGCAAGAGCCCGCTGTCGCGCGCGGTGGTGCCGTGGCTCCGGGAGCACGGCCAGCGCGTGGCGGTGATCCGGCACCCGATGCCGTACGGCGACCTCGAAGCCCAGCGCGTGCAGCGGTTCGCGTCGGAGGCCGACCTGCTGGCGCACAAGGTGACCGTGGAGGAGCGCGAGGAGTACGAGCCGCACATCGCGACCGGATCGGTGGTGTTCGCCGGAGTGGACTACGCCGCGATCCTGCACGCCGCCGAGCAGGAGGCCGACGTCATCCTCTGGGACGGCGGCAACAACGACACCTCGTTCATCCGCGCCGACCTCTACATGACCGTGGTCGACCCGCACCGCGCCGGCCACGAAACGAGCTACTACCCCGGCGAGACCAACGTCCGGCTGGCCGACGTCGTCGTGGTGAACAAGGTGGACACCGCGCCGGCGGAGGCGGTCGCGAAGGTGCGCGAGAACGTGAAGCAGCTGAACCCCGGGGCGCGCGTCGTCGATGCGGCGTGTCCGGTGAAGGCCGCCGACCCCGCGGTGCTCAAGGGCAAGAAGGTGCTGGCGATCGACGACGGCCCGACGCTCACCCACGGCGGCATGGCCTTCGGGGCCGCGGTGCTCGCCGCCTGGGACGCGGGGGCGCGGGAGCTGGTGGACCCCCGGCCCTTCGCCGTGGGCGAGATCGCGGAGGCGCTGAACAAGTACCAGCACGTCAAGCGCGCGCTCCCGGCCCTGGGCTACGGTGACAAGCAGGTGAAGGACCTCGAGGCCACCATCGCGCGCGCGGCCGAGGGAGGCGTGGAGGCGGTGGCTATCGGCACGCCCATCGACCTCGCGCGCCTGGTGCGTATTCCGATCCC
This window harbors:
- a CDS encoding GTP-binding protein encodes the protein MKRLLILGAAGRDFFNYLTVYRDDPDAEVVAFTAQQIPHIAERSFPASLAGPRYPRGIPIHPEQRLEELVRSLKVDQCVLSYSDLADVDVMHLAARCNAAGADFVLLGAQHVLRSSRPVVAICASRTGAGKSPLSRAVVPWLREHGQRVAVIRHPMPYGDLEAQRVQRFASEADLLAHKVTVEEREEYEPHIATGSVVFAGVDYAAILHAAEQEADVILWDGGNNDTSFIRADLYMTVVDPHRAGHETSYYPGETNVRLADVVVVNKVDTAPAEAVAKVRENVKQLNPGARVVDAACPVKAADPAVLKGKKVLAIDDGPTLTHGGMAFGAAVLAAWDAGARELVDPRPFAVGEIAEALNKYQHVKRALPALGYGDKQVKDLEATIARAAEGGVEAVAIGTPIDLARLVRIPIPSTRVSYSIALKGVTLDQLLTPVLGAAAKAR